Proteins encoded in a region of the Vitis riparia cultivar Riparia Gloire de Montpellier isolate 1030 chromosome 7, EGFV_Vit.rip_1.0, whole genome shotgun sequence genome:
- the LOC117917273 gene encoding uncharacterized protein LOC117917273 translates to MDRFRGLTFSTAWFLFFFFIIIIIIFYPQSLCSDNVADGQGGQNNVETNKDEKPSTLVMLTDTLALLSRSQISTWNKAKSFLNQLQLHFSPPNLDFRSRDIAQSRMGEGDGPGGRMKEAAEESTKSAVAAVEESAKSAAKVVEEAVQMTAEKVKETLSSNQESEAEL, encoded by the exons ATGGATAGATTTAGGGGATTAACCTTTTCTACTGCCtggtttctcttcttcttcttcatcatcatcatcatcatcttctatCCTCAAAGTCTGTGCAGTGATAATGTTGCAGATGGACAGGGAGGACAAAACAATGTTGAAACCAACAAGGATGAGAAGCCATCTACTTTAGTGATGTTAACAGATACACTGGCTCTACTATCAAGGTCTCAAATTAGTACTTGGAACAAAGCCAAGTCTTTCTTAAATCAACTGCAGCTGCATTTTTCCCCTCCAAATTTAGA CTTTAGGAGCAGAGATATAGCACAGAGTAGGATGGGAGAAGGCGACGGCCCCGGAGGGAGGATGAAAGAGGCGGCGGAGGAATCTACAAAATCAGCCGTGGCAGCGGTGGAGGAATCTGCAAAATCAGCAGCTAAGGTGGTGGAAGAAGCAGTGCAAATGACGGCAGAGAAGGTGAAGGAGACTCTGTCTAGCAACCAAGAGTCCGAGGCAGagctttaa
- the LOC117917527 gene encoding alkane hydroxylase MAH1-like: MALVSYPEILVAVIFFLFIGGFCSKKGVPWNWPIVGMFAGLLFHVHRIHDEAAEILEKTGCTFLFKGPWFCNMDMLGTTDPANVHYVMSSNFSNFPKGTEFRKMFEVLGDGIFNADGESWRNQRKLGQSMINNPRFHRFLAKVTYNKVEKGLVPLLDHLSEQGRVVDLQDVFQRLTFDTTCMLVTGFDTKCLSIEFPEVPFATALEDVEEAVFYRHALPETLWRLLRWLGIGKEKKLRKGWKTLDHTIAEYISMKREELSKGITKLREDEDGADLLTSYMTEDNAMGLKCDGKFLRDTILNFMIAGRDTTSSALTWFFWLVSKNPLVESKIREEIETAIPEKEDRKGRHIFKTEGLNKLVYLHAAMCEALRLYPPVPFQHKAPIQPDVLPSGHKVDPKMKIFFSVYAMGRMTAIWGKDCLEFKPERWISELGKIKHEPSYKFFSFNAGPRTCIGKEVAFTQMKAVAATIIHNYHVEMVKGHHVAPNVSIILYMKRGFKVKVSKRWGG, encoded by the coding sequence ATGGCTTTAGTGAGCTACCCTGAAATCCTCGTGGCagtcattttctttctctttattgGTGGATTCTGCAGCAAAAAAGGAGTGCCATGGAACTGGCCCATTGTGGGAATGTTTGCAGGCCTCCTCTTCCACGTCCACCGCATCCATGATGAGGCTGCTGAGATTCTCGAGAAAACTGGGTGTACTTTTCTATTCAAAGGGCCTTGGTTCTGTAACATGGACATGCTAGGCACCACTGATCCGGCCAATGTGCACTACGTTATGAGCAGTAATTTCTCTAATTTTCCAAAAGGGACTGAGTTCAGGAAAATGTTTGAAGTTTTGGGTGATGGGATTTTCAATGCGGATGGGGAGTCGTGGCGGAACCAGAGAAAACTTGGTCAATCGATGATCAATAATCCGCGGTTCCACCGGTTTCTGGCGAAAGTCACCTACAATAAAGTGGAGAAAGGGCTTGTTCCGCTTCTTGATCATCTGTCGGAGCAAGGCCGAGTGGTGGACTTGCAGGACGTGTTCCAAAGGCTCACGTTTGATACCACCTGCATGTTGGTGACCGGCTTCGACACCAAATGCCTCTCCATTGAATTCCCTGAAGTTCCGTTCGCGACGGCCCTGGAAGACGTTGAGGAAGCTGTATTTTATCGCCATGCTTTGCCTGAAACCCTTTGGAGACTACTAAGGTGGCTAGGGAtcggaaaagagaagaaactcCGGAAAGGCTGGAAAACCCTGGATCATACTATAGCTGAATATATATCAATGAAACGAGAAGAACTAAGCAAAGGAATCACCAAATTGCGAGAAGATGAAGATGGTGCCGATCTGTTAACCTCGTATATGACTGAAGATAACGCCATGGGGTTGAAATGTGACGGTAAGTTTCTCAGAGACACCATTCTAAATTTCATGATCGCAGGACGGGACACTACTAGTTCAGCCCTCACCTGGTTTTTCTGGCTTGTTTCCAAGAACCCATTAGTAGAATCCAAGATCAGAGAAGAAATCGAAACGGCTATACCCGAAAAAGAGGATAGAAAAGGACGACACATATTCAAGACAGAAGGGTTAAACAAGCTGGTTTATCTGCATGCCGCAATGTGTGAAGCTTTAAGGCTCTACCCACCTGTCCCATTCCAGCACAAGGCCCCAATTCAACCAGACGTCCTCCCAAGTGGCCATAAGGTTGATCCAAAGATGAAGATCTTCTTTTCTGTATATGCAATGGGCAGAATGACTGCAATATGGGGAAAAGACTGCTTAGAATTCAAACCGGAGAGGTGGATATCAGAGCTAGGAAAGATCAAGCATGAGCCTTCCTACAAGTTCTTTTCATTCAACGCTGGTCCGAGGACTTGTATAGGGAAGGAGGTGGCTTTCACTCAAATGAAGGCGGTGGCCGCCACGATAATCCACAACTACCATGTTGAGATGGTGAAAGGTCACCATGTGGCCCCTAACGTTTCCATTATTCTGTACATGAAGCGTGGGTTCAAGGTCAAAGTTAGCAAGAGATGGGGTGGGTAG